A part of Pyramidobacter porci genomic DNA contains:
- a CDS encoding tripartite tricarboxylate transporter permease, translating into METLTVVLGTITLKNVLFLVGGSFCGIIGGALPGISPSMTIALLLPMSLYLPPSYAIMMLIGAYQGAMYGGSISAILINTPGTASAAATAFDGYQMANNGKAGKALGMALTASCSGGLISSIILICLAKSLANLSIQFGPAEYFGIMELALTLIAGVCGDNLLKGLVAATLGLLAASVGQDPVVGTERLTFGIFELFDGFTLLSVFIGIFAMSELMMQPRSGNTILNEPTKLLNVSSDRLTFGEYWSQKWNILISGIIGTFIGVLPGVGGSTASFLAYAEAKRRSKYPEQFGTGIIGGVAAAESANNGVCGGALVPMLALGIPGDVVTAILVGAFIAHGLKPGPLLFTQHINDVYMIYVSLILSCIAVLFLGMIFLPLFVRIVKIRKSILFPCVFILCIVGTYSVRSNLFDCFMMLGFGLLGYILRCYKFQLAPFIIAFVLGPEAELNFRLALRISGNNYMTFIQKPICAGLLALTLISFYYFAYRSRK; encoded by the coding sequence ATGGAGACTCTCACTGTGGTATTAGGAACTATCACTCTGAAAAACGTTCTCTTCCTTGTCGGTGGCTCTTTCTGCGGCATCATCGGCGGTGCGCTTCCCGGCATCAGCCCGAGCATGACGATTGCCCTATTGTTGCCCATGTCGCTTTACCTGCCTCCCAGCTATGCGATCATGATGCTAATCGGTGCATATCAAGGCGCAATGTATGGCGGATCGATCTCAGCTATTCTCATTAATACTCCGGGCACAGCTAGTGCAGCTGCAACCGCCTTCGACGGTTATCAGATGGCGAACAATGGCAAAGCTGGCAAGGCGCTTGGTATGGCTTTAACTGCCTCATGCAGTGGCGGCCTGATCTCCAGTATCATCCTCATCTGCCTGGCCAAGTCACTGGCCAATCTGTCGATCCAGTTCGGCCCAGCCGAATATTTCGGCATCATGGAGCTGGCACTGACGCTGATAGCCGGCGTATGTGGCGACAACCTGCTCAAGGGACTTGTTGCGGCCACACTGGGACTTCTGGCTGCCAGCGTCGGACAGGATCCTGTTGTCGGTACCGAGCGTCTGACATTCGGTATTTTCGAGTTGTTCGATGGCTTCACTCTGCTTTCCGTATTCATCGGCATATTCGCCATGTCCGAGCTAATGATGCAACCACGCTCCGGCAATACAATCCTGAACGAGCCTACCAAGCTACTCAATGTGTCAAGTGATCGTCTCACGTTTGGCGAATACTGGAGCCAAAAGTGGAATATCCTCATTAGCGGTATCATCGGTACATTCATTGGCGTTCTTCCCGGCGTTGGCGGCAGCACAGCCTCATTCCTCGCCTATGCAGAAGCGAAGCGCCGTTCGAAGTATCCTGAGCAGTTCGGTACCGGCATCATCGGCGGCGTCGCTGCGGCCGAGTCAGCCAACAACGGTGTCTGCGGAGGGGCTCTCGTCCCCATGTTAGCGCTAGGCATTCCAGGCGATGTGGTCACGGCCATTCTCGTAGGTGCGTTCATCGCCCATGGACTTAAGCCGGGGCCTCTTCTGTTCACACAACATATCAACGACGTGTATATGATCTACGTATCGTTGATCCTCTCCTGTATCGCAGTCCTTTTTCTCGGTATGATCTTCTTGCCGTTGTTTGTGCGCATCGTCAAGATTCGTAAATCAATTCTTTTTCCCTGCGTGTTCATTCTCTGCATCGTGGGGACCTACTCAGTACGCAGCAATTTGTTCGACTGTTTTATGATGTTGGGCTTCGGCTTGCTCGGCTATATCCTGCGTTGTTACAAGTTTCAGCTGGCACCGTTCATTATTGCGTTTGTCCTTGGTCCCGAGGCGGAACTTAATTTTCGTCTCGCACTGCGTATTTCAGGTAACAATTACATGACGTTCATCCAGAAACCAATCTGTGCAGGGTTACTGGCCCTGACACTCATCTCGTTCTATTACTTTGCGTACCGTTCAAGAAAATAG
- a CDS encoding LysR family transcriptional regulator has translation MLNNYNYFITLAEEKNISRAAERLFISHQCLSKYLKNLEQEYRVTFFERSPRLKLTVAGEAMLNMLRQVQFLERNLESQLDDIRQSRRGIIRLGTTEGAIGFCSPICSLNIRNFIPK, from the coding sequence GTGCTGAACAATTACAACTATTTCATCACTCTTGCCGAAGAGAAGAACATCTCCCGCGCCGCGGAACGGCTGTTTATTTCCCATCAGTGTCTGAGCAAATATCTGAAAAACCTCGAGCAGGAATACCGCGTCACGTTTTTTGAGCGCTCTCCCAGGCTGAAATTGACGGTAGCCGGAGAAGCCATGCTGAACATGCTGCGCCAAGTCCAGTTTCTCGAAAGGAACCTGGAAAGCCAGCTCGACGACATCCGCCAGTCCAGAAGGGGAATCATTCGTCTGGGAACGACCGAGGGCGCTATCGGATTCTGTTCCCCGATCTGCTCGCTCAATATAAGAAACTTTATCCCGAAGTGA
- a CDS encoding nitroreductase family protein, with protein MNAVIAAMLERRSIRSYQERQIAPEELRQILEAALYAPTGKNSQNTRFFVIQKPETLAALNQVIQRQLAARQPVDGSVMKSAVLRARTPGYHFIHRAPTLISAVAPQRGENSMAECAAAAENMLLAASALGLAGCWSNQPHWLTGAPEVRAFFEALGLRDEEDIFASVSVGYPAVKVPAPLPRKEGRVVCDL; from the coding sequence ATGAACGCTGTGATCGCCGCCATGCTTGAACGGCGCAGTATCCGCTCCTATCAGGAACGCCAGATCGCGCCGGAGGAGCTGAGGCAGATTCTCGAAGCGGCGCTTTACGCGCCCACGGGCAAGAATTCGCAGAACACGCGCTTTTTCGTCATCCAGAAACCGGAGACGCTGGCGGCGCTCAACCAGGTTATTCAGCGGCAGCTGGCGGCGCGGCAGCCGGTCGACGGCAGCGTGATGAAGTCGGCCGTCCTGCGGGCGCGAACGCCCGGCTATCATTTTATCCACCGCGCCCCCACGCTGATCAGCGCCGTGGCCCCGCAAAGGGGTGAAAACAGCATGGCCGAATGCGCCGCGGCCGCCGAAAACATGCTCCTGGCCGCTTCGGCGCTGGGACTGGCAGGCTGCTGGAGCAATCAGCCGCACTGGCTCACGGGCGCGCCCGAAGTGCGCGCCTTTTTCGAGGCGCTGGGGCTCCGCGACGAGGAGGACATTTTCGCCAGCGTCTCCGTCGGCTACCCGGCCGTGAAAGTTCCGGCGCCGCTGCCCCGCAAAGAAGGGCGAGTCGTCTGCGATCTGTAA
- a CDS encoding LysR family transcriptional regulator substrate-binding protein → MQTRKNWLTGILRNDFDIVIMNKTFVNLSEFEIHPLLDEKLYLVISDNMLAQYFSGQYPECKCRFQKEGVNLAEFQDVPFVLNRKTFNSRISLDAYLKAHDLCLKCVMELTQLDVHFQLSAQDYAASFCWTMYIPTILQMNKLHPEHYLNIYSICDAEITNQFVCAFQKRKLLPRYGWDLIQLIKNTCSRYCNPVLG, encoded by the coding sequence ATGCAAACTCGGAAGAATTGGCTAACGGGTATTCTCAGAAATGATTTTGATATTGTGATTATGAATAAAACCTTTGTTAATCTTTCTGAGTTTGAAATTCATCCGTTGCTTGATGAAAAACTTTATCTCGTCATCTCAGACAATATGTTGGCACAATATTTCTCTGGCCAATATCCTGAGTGTAAGTGTCGTTTTCAAAAGGAAGGCGTCAATCTTGCTGAATTTCAGGATGTTCCGTTTGTTTTGAATAGAAAGACCTTTAATTCAAGAATCTCTTTAGACGCGTATTTGAAAGCTCATGATTTGTGTTTGAAGTGCGTAATGGAACTTACACAGTTAGATGTTCATTTTCAGCTTTCTGCCCAAGACTACGCGGCGAGTTTCTGCTGGACGATGTACATACCAACAATACTTCAAATGAACAAGCTGCATCCTGAACATTATCTGAATATCTATTCAATTTGTGATGCAGAGATCACCAATCAGTTTGTCTGTGCTTTCCAGAAAAGGAAATTGCTCCCACGGTATGGCTGGGATTTAATTCAGCTGATAAAAAACACATGCAGTCGTTACTGTAATCCGGTACTGGGGTAA
- a CDS encoding Bug family tripartite tricarboxylate transporter substrate binding protein, with the protein MKLMKKMAFVFVCILALGASATVAAYPTKPITMVVGYAAGGGTHLAAEILAPGAEKFLGQPLEIVCKPGAGGAIGTTYVAKAPKDGYTILYATLSLPTAPLLGKVGYKTDEFVGVAQCSDVASVLAVRADAPFNNAKEMVEWAKAHPGQFSWSHPGVGSSLHIQGANAIYQMGIANVTKDIPAKGTAPGIANVLGGHVTAISSFFPALSENVKAGQMKVIGVVGLKRLEELPDVPTFDEQGYPALVTSWRGVFCHKDVPMEIRKYLEEAFAKIIASTEYQERAKKLGEPQVYANSEEFTKVLMKGHEDMSVLVKAIGLAK; encoded by the coding sequence ATGAAATTGATGAAGAAAATGGCGTTTGTGTTTGTCTGCATTCTAGCGCTCGGCGCTTCGGCAACCGTAGCAGCCTACCCCACCAAGCCGATCACGATGGTCGTTGGCTACGCTGCCGGTGGCGGCACGCACCTAGCAGCAGAGATACTCGCTCCCGGCGCGGAGAAGTTCCTCGGTCAGCCCCTCGAGATCGTTTGTAAACCCGGCGCAGGCGGCGCAATTGGCACAACTTATGTCGCCAAGGCTCCTAAAGACGGCTATACTATTCTTTACGCGACGCTGTCGCTTCCCACCGCTCCTCTTCTCGGTAAGGTTGGTTACAAGACCGATGAGTTCGTCGGCGTTGCCCAGTGTTCTGACGTTGCTTCGGTGCTTGCCGTGCGTGCCGACGCCCCGTTCAATAATGCCAAAGAAATGGTAGAGTGGGCCAAAGCTCATCCAGGACAGTTCTCGTGGAGTCATCCCGGCGTCGGCAGCAGCCTTCACATTCAGGGTGCCAACGCCATTTATCAAATGGGTATCGCTAATGTAACCAAGGACATCCCCGCCAAGGGCACTGCTCCTGGAATCGCCAATGTGCTTGGCGGTCATGTCACTGCAATCAGTTCCTTTTTCCCCGCGCTCAGCGAGAACGTCAAGGCGGGTCAAATGAAAGTCATTGGCGTGGTCGGCTTGAAGCGCCTTGAAGAACTACCTGACGTTCCTACGTTTGATGAACAAGGCTATCCCGCGCTTGTGACCAGTTGGCGTGGTGTGTTTTGCCATAAGGATGTGCCCATGGAGATCCGTAAGTACCTTGAAGAAGCGTTTGCCAAGATCATCGCTTCCACTGAGTATCAAGAGCGAGCCAAGAAGCTCGGCGAGCCGCAAGTCTACGCCAACAGCGAGGAATTCACCAAGGTTCTCATGAAAGGCCATGAAGATATGTCTGTCCTCGTCAAAGCAATTGGTCTTGCTAAATAG
- a CDS encoding 2-methylaconitate cis-trans isomerase PrpF family protein, translating to MYREAFTIPCSIIRGGTSKGIYFLENSLPAPGPMRDKVILAAFGSPDQRQIDGLGGANSLTSKVCIIGPSNREDADVDYTFGQVSVDKAIVDWKGNCGNLSSGVGIFAINNNLLKPVEPETTVRIYNTNTDKIIHVTYPVRDGRALSNGDYRIPGVPGTGARLIVKFFEPSGSITGKLLPTGNVKDIIEVSGHGRFTVSIVDAGNPVVFLKPNEIGLKGTELPTEVESMPEVLKLIESIRSIAAEMIGIVKDRSLATSTSPAYPKIGFVSEPQDYKNPEGALIKKENVDITARLCSMQKMHRAYMVTGAICTGAASKIPGTLVYEAMSKRARESDTLLIGMPYGPMEVITDERKGQIISGGVYRTARQILDGSVFIPESRL from the coding sequence ATGTATCGAGAAGCTTTTACCATTCCCTGTTCCATCATCCGCGGTGGTACTAGCAAGGGCATTTATTTTCTTGAGAATTCCCTGCCCGCCCCCGGGCCTATGCGTGATAAAGTCATCCTGGCCGCATTCGGATCTCCAGATCAACGCCAAATCGACGGACTTGGCGGCGCCAATTCGCTGACCAGCAAGGTCTGCATTATTGGCCCTTCAAACCGAGAGGATGCCGATGTTGATTACACATTTGGGCAAGTAAGCGTTGACAAAGCTATCGTAGACTGGAAAGGGAATTGCGGCAATCTTTCGTCTGGAGTAGGAATTTTTGCCATCAACAATAACTTACTCAAACCAGTTGAACCAGAAACAACGGTGCGCATCTATAACACCAACACCGATAAAATCATTCACGTCACCTATCCCGTAAGAGACGGGCGAGCGCTCTCCAATGGAGACTACCGTATTCCCGGTGTCCCAGGAACAGGGGCCCGCCTTATAGTTAAGTTCTTTGAACCTTCCGGCTCAATCACCGGTAAGTTACTGCCCACTGGCAATGTCAAGGATATTATTGAAGTCTCTGGACATGGCAGATTTACTGTTTCCATCGTTGATGCCGGTAATCCAGTCGTATTCCTAAAGCCCAACGAAATTGGATTAAAAGGCACTGAACTTCCTACCGAAGTAGAAAGCATGCCCGAGGTTCTTAAACTGATTGAGTCAATCCGAAGCATTGCCGCAGAAATGATTGGGATCGTAAAAGATCGTTCACTCGCTACGTCTACAAGTCCAGCCTATCCTAAAATCGGATTTGTAAGCGAACCTCAGGATTATAAAAACCCTGAGGGCGCCCTGATAAAGAAAGAGAACGTAGATATCACCGCCCGTCTCTGTTCCATGCAGAAAATGCACCGTGCCTATATGGTTACCGGTGCTATATGTACCGGTGCAGCTTCTAAAATCCCGGGGACATTAGTCTACGAAGCAATGAGTAAACGCGCTCGCGAAAGCGACACACTGTTGATTGGCATGCCTTACGGCCCTATGGAAGTTATTACTGATGAAAGGAAAGGCCAAATCATCTCCGGCGGAGTCTATCGTACAGCACGTCAAATTCTTGACGGCTCGGTTTTCATTCCTGAATCACGCTTATAG
- the citF gene encoding citrate lyase subunit alpha, whose product MPLNALGRDIPAFIEGYGKVKPYRGAFVLQPSGNVVGPRLRVTNADRTDKVLPGLKAAIAASGLKSGMTISFHHHLRDGDSVVNQVIDACAEMGIRDLTIFPTALFGVHRHLIDHITSGVIAHIWGSVNGPIGQLISAGGLGAPAVLRSHGGRPRAIMCGDVHIDVAFMAAPSCDRYGNMNGVQGPSACGSLGYAFTDCQYADCVVAVTDNLVPYPNAPISINQTCADFVVAVPSIGDPAGIVSGTTKVTRDPLRLLIARYASRLIEASPYFQSGISFQTGAGGIALAVTAFMKEAMLRKGIKGSFGLGGITSYFVDLLREGLVDKLLDVQSFDLGAVKSIAEDPRHVEISADMYANPWNRGAAVNMLDVVILGATEVDRDFNVNVNTEADGALLHGIGGHQDTAAGAKLTIIAQPLLRGRIPCVTDTVYSVTTPGECVDAVVTEYGITVNPRRADLVEACRGIRDAPVISMDELADKARRMSGPMDPVETTDRIVGVIEWRDGTVIDVVRQLKKK is encoded by the coding sequence ATGCCTCTCAACGCACTGGGACGGGACATCCCCGCCTTTATCGAAGGATACGGAAAAGTCAAACCCTATCGCGGCGCTTTCGTCCTTCAGCCGTCGGGCAATGTCGTCGGCCCGCGTCTGCGCGTCACCAACGCCGACCGCACCGACAAGGTGCTGCCCGGTCTCAAAGCCGCCATCGCCGCGTCCGGCCTGAAAAGCGGCATGACCATCTCCTTCCACCATCATCTGCGCGACGGCGACTCCGTGGTCAATCAGGTGATCGACGCCTGCGCGGAAATGGGCATCCGCGACCTGACCATCTTTCCCACGGCGCTTTTCGGCGTGCACAGGCATCTGATCGACCATATCACATCAGGCGTCATCGCCCACATCTGGGGATCCGTCAACGGCCCCATCGGCCAGCTCATCTCCGCGGGCGGACTCGGGGCGCCCGCAGTGCTGCGCAGCCACGGCGGCCGCCCGCGCGCCATCATGTGCGGCGACGTGCATATCGACGTGGCTTTCATGGCCGCGCCGTCGTGCGACCGTTACGGCAACATGAACGGCGTGCAGGGCCCCTCGGCCTGCGGGTCCTTGGGCTACGCCTTCACCGACTGTCAGTACGCCGACTGCGTCGTCGCCGTCACCGACAACCTCGTGCCCTATCCCAACGCGCCGATCTCGATCAACCAGACCTGCGCCGACTTCGTCGTCGCGGTCCCCAGCATCGGCGATCCCGCGGGCATCGTCTCCGGCACCACCAAGGTGACGAGAGATCCGCTGCGGCTGCTCATCGCCCGCTACGCTTCCAGACTGATCGAAGCGAGCCCGTACTTCCAATCCGGGATTTCTTTCCAGACCGGCGCCGGCGGCATCGCCCTCGCCGTGACGGCGTTCATGAAGGAGGCCATGCTCAGAAAAGGCATCAAGGGCAGTTTCGGCCTGGGCGGCATCACAAGCTATTTCGTCGATCTGCTTCGCGAGGGGCTGGTCGACAAGCTGCTCGACGTGCAGTCCTTCGACCTCGGCGCGGTCAAATCCATCGCCGAGGATCCGCGGCACGTGGAAATTTCCGCCGACATGTACGCCAATCCATGGAACCGGGGGGCCGCGGTCAACATGCTCGACGTGGTCATTCTCGGCGCCACGGAAGTGGACCGCGACTTCAACGTCAACGTCAACACGGAAGCCGACGGCGCGCTGCTGCACGGCATCGGCGGCCATCAGGACACGGCGGCCGGCGCCAAGCTGACGATCATCGCCCAGCCGCTGCTGCGCGGCCGCATCCCCTGCGTCACCGACACAGTCTACTCGGTGACGACGCCCGGCGAATGCGTCGACGCCGTCGTCACGGAATACGGCATCACCGTCAATCCTCGCCGCGCCGACCTGGTCGAGGCGTGCCGGGGGATCCGGGACGCGCCGGTAATCTCCATGGACGAATTGGCCGACAAGGCCAGGCGGATGTCCGGCCCCATGGATCCCGTCGAGACCACCGACCGGATCGTCGGCGTCATCGAATGGCGCGACGGCACGGTCATCGACGTGGTGCGTCAGCTGAAGAAAAAATAA
- a CDS encoding HpcH/HpaI aldolase/citrate lyase family protein — protein MRRTMLYLPGNNPNMLVRGHLFGSDGIVMDMEDAVALSEKDAARIMISKFLQRGDFGSVEVTVRINGADTEFWKKDLEAVVPCKRLDGVRLPKADSPQVIRDVDEELSRLEDKYGIAQGHIKLFCILETAYGIWHAYDVATASRRVTAILPGGEDLVADLKTSRTPEGTELEWSRRMIVIAARAAGVDAIDLMFPRVTDGEGLRRDAQFSKDLGFDGKSVIHPNQIPVIHEIFTPSEKEIEKAQRIIAAAEDARARGLGTVSVDGRMVDVPVVKRARYILVKAGLEKEDE, from the coding sequence ATGCGCCGCACGATGCTCTATCTGCCCGGCAACAATCCCAATATGCTGGTGCGCGGTCATCTCTTCGGCTCCGACGGCATCGTCATGGACATGGAGGACGCCGTGGCGCTCTCTGAAAAGGACGCGGCCCGCATCATGATTTCCAAATTTCTCCAGCGCGGCGACTTCGGCAGCGTGGAAGTGACGGTGCGCATCAACGGCGCCGACACGGAGTTCTGGAAGAAAGACCTCGAGGCCGTCGTTCCCTGCAAACGCCTCGACGGCGTCCGCCTGCCCAAGGCCGACAGCCCGCAGGTCATCAGGGACGTGGACGAAGAGCTGAGCCGCCTCGAGGACAAATACGGCATCGCGCAGGGGCACATCAAGCTGTTCTGCATCCTCGAAACGGCTTACGGGATCTGGCATGCCTACGACGTCGCCACGGCTTCCAGGCGCGTGACCGCCATCCTGCCCGGCGGCGAAGATCTGGTCGCCGATCTGAAGACGAGCCGCACGCCCGAAGGCACCGAGCTGGAGTGGTCGCGCCGCATGATCGTCATCGCCGCCCGCGCCGCCGGCGTGGACGCCATCGACCTGATGTTTCCCCGCGTCACCGACGGCGAAGGTCTGCGCCGCGACGCCCAGTTTTCCAAGGATCTGGGCTTCGACGGCAAGAGCGTCATCCATCCCAACCAGATCCCCGTCATCCACGAGATCTTCACGCCCTCGGAAAAGGAGATCGAGAAGGCGCAGCGCATCATCGCCGCGGCCGAGGACGCCCGCGCGCGCGGCCTCGGCACGGTGTCCGTTGACGGGCGGATGGTCGACGTTCCCGTGGTCAAGCGCGCCCGTTACATTCTCGTCAAGGCCGGCCTGGAAAAGGAGGACGAATAG
- a CDS encoding 2-methylaconitate cis-trans isomerase PrpF family protein, producing the protein MADYKPNRKIPCVYMRGGTSKAVFFRDEDLPQDVAERDKVILSAFGSPDRRQIDGMGGASTSTSKVAVIKKSSRPGIDVDYSFGQVDVTAPIVGKTMNCGNISSAVGPYAIDEGLVKAVEPMTEVHIFNTNTQKEIVAQVPVKDGRTVTEGDFAIDGVPGTAAKVTLKFVAPQGAASGKLLPTGHVKDSIAVDGTTYEYSFIDAANPVIFVHPEDFGVSGTEIPAEFNALPNCQEICRVLEIIRGTGAITLGFAKDLDDARKNSQTLPKIAFVRRPVDYTAGSGKAISAKDIDLVGRLFSVNMKMIDAYMGTGAICTITAANTPGTIVNEIVCGRGKRPDNHAAHIRIGHPWGIMDAYADLKDNPDGTHTVLSGNLDRTARRIMEGWVYVRD; encoded by the coding sequence ATGGCCGACTACAAGCCCAACAGAAAGATTCCCTGCGTCTATATGCGCGGGGGCACGAGCAAGGCGGTGTTCTTTCGCGACGAGGACCTGCCGCAGGACGTGGCGGAACGCGACAAGGTGATTCTTTCCGCCTTCGGTTCGCCGGATCGCCGCCAGATCGACGGCATGGGCGGCGCCAGCACGTCCACCAGCAAGGTCGCCGTGATCAAGAAAAGCAGCCGTCCCGGCATCGACGTGGATTACTCGTTCGGCCAGGTCGACGTGACGGCGCCGATCGTGGGCAAGACCATGAACTGCGGCAACATCTCATCCGCCGTCGGGCCGTACGCCATCGACGAAGGCCTGGTGAAAGCCGTCGAGCCCATGACGGAAGTTCACATCTTCAACACCAACACGCAGAAGGAAATCGTCGCCCAGGTTCCCGTCAAAGACGGCCGCACCGTCACCGAAGGAGATTTCGCCATCGACGGCGTTCCCGGTACGGCCGCAAAAGTCACGCTCAAGTTCGTGGCGCCTCAGGGAGCGGCCTCCGGCAAGCTGCTGCCGACCGGTCATGTCAAAGACTCCATCGCCGTCGACGGCACGACCTACGAGTACAGCTTCATCGACGCCGCCAATCCCGTGATCTTCGTCCATCCGGAGGATTTCGGCGTCTCCGGCACCGAAATTCCGGCGGAGTTCAACGCCTTGCCGAACTGCCAGGAAATCTGCCGCGTCCTCGAAATCATCCGCGGCACCGGCGCCATCACGCTGGGCTTCGCCAAAGATCTCGATGACGCCAGAAAGAACAGCCAGACGCTGCCCAAGATCGCTTTCGTACGCCGGCCCGTCGATTACACGGCCGGCAGCGGCAAGGCCATCTCCGCCAAAGATATCGACCTGGTCGGACGTTTGTTCTCGGTCAACATGAAGATGATCGACGCTTACATGGGCACCGGCGCGATCTGCACCATCACCGCCGCCAACACTCCCGGCACGATCGTCAACGAGATCGTCTGCGGCCGCGGCAAGCGCCCCGACAACCACGCCGCGCACATCCGCATCGGCCATCCCTGGGGCATCATGGACGCCTACGCCGATCTGAAAGACAACCCCGACGGCACTCATACCGTGCTGAGCGGCAATCTCGACCGCACGGCGCGCCGCATCATGGAAGGCTGGGTCTACGTCCGCGACTGA
- the citD gene encoding citrate lyase acyl carrier protein → MKTASAGTLESMDCLVTVSEGGRGSGLAVELEGSGVSRFRSAMEKTVRDTLETLGANDLTVNVNDRGALDVVLEARVETAVKRLRGER, encoded by the coding sequence ATGAAAACTGCAAGCGCGGGCACGTTGGAATCCATGGACTGTCTGGTCACGGTCAGCGAAGGCGGCCGCGGTTCCGGCCTCGCCGTCGAACTTGAAGGGAGCGGCGTCAGCCGCTTCCGCTCCGCCATGGAAAAGACCGTCAGGGACACGCTCGAAACGCTGGGCGCCAACGACCTGACGGTGAACGTGAACGACCGCGGCGCGCTCGACGTGGTGCTGGAAGCGCGCGTCGAGACGGCCGTGAAGCGCCTGAGAGGTGAGAGATAA
- a CDS encoding Na+/H+ antiporter NhaC family protein produces MSSAEKKVREKRKPTTFEAVSTVVFLLLTFGAGALWGLNYVPLMVVVAAYSALISWRCGYTWDEMESAVGKRIGRSVPVIMILLAIGFMLGGLMFSGTLPMLIYYGLQVVSPRWIALCAFLLCCVFSTVTGTSNGSASTAGLAMMGLAMAMPDVNLGLVAGACYAGSQFGDKLSPLSDTTVLASLTTDNDIFDHIINMSKTVVPAALIAIGIYVYIGMNSPETPAVVSKDSAALLASLSAMFKFHWVLLIPVAFLLWGSFTKKPTTLVLFGAGFIAVVIGVLYQGFSAKDAINVLYGGFNSKMVLAAHPDFDVATMSKAAKTLLERGGIADMNKTFVATWLCFYFAAIAEQCGCLDVLLDSLMGFVKSTGSLILTTGISMVVLTAVGGSSTVSLLIGGSMFKSKYEEMGVNTLNLSRTLEDFGTGTSGFFPWTSSGILYASVLFSSSTTFLRYSFFSWIVWLLAIFYGFTGLCLRTSPTRKQLEKAARRAAAQ; encoded by the coding sequence ATGTCCAGCGCGGAGAAGAAAGTGCGAGAGAAAAGAAAACCGACCACGTTCGAAGCGGTTTCGACCGTCGTGTTCCTGCTGCTGACGTTCGGCGCCGGCGCTTTGTGGGGGCTGAACTACGTGCCGCTGATGGTCGTGGTCGCCGCCTATTCGGCGCTGATCAGCTGGCGGTGCGGCTACACCTGGGACGAGATGGAATCGGCCGTGGGCAAGCGCATCGGCCGTTCGGTCCCGGTGATCATGATTCTGCTGGCGATCGGCTTCATGCTGGGCGGGCTGATGTTTTCCGGCACGCTGCCGATGCTGATCTATTACGGGCTGCAGGTGGTGTCGCCGCGCTGGATTGCGCTCTGCGCCTTTTTGCTCTGCTGCGTGTTCTCGACCGTGACCGGCACCTCGAACGGTTCGGCGTCCACGGCGGGGCTCGCGATGATGGGGCTGGCCATGGCGATGCCGGACGTGAATCTGGGGCTGGTGGCGGGAGCCTGCTACGCCGGTTCGCAGTTCGGCGACAAGCTGTCGCCCCTTTCCGACACGACGGTCCTGGCCTCGCTGACGACTGACAACGACATTTTCGATCACATCATCAACATGTCCAAAACGGTCGTTCCCGCGGCGCTGATCGCCATCGGCATTTACGTTTACATCGGCATGAACTCCCCCGAGACTCCCGCGGTGGTCAGCAAGGATTCGGCGGCGCTGCTCGCGTCGCTGAGCGCCATGTTCAAGTTCCACTGGGTGCTGCTGATCCCGGTCGCGTTCCTGCTTTGGGGCTCGTTCACAAAGAAACCCACCACGCTGGTGCTCTTCGGCGCCGGTTTCATCGCCGTCGTCATCGGCGTGCTCTACCAGGGGTTCTCCGCCAAGGACGCCATCAACGTGCTGTACGGCGGCTTCAACTCCAAAATGGTGCTGGCGGCGCACCCCGACTTCGACGTCGCAACCATGAGCAAGGCGGCCAAAACGCTGCTCGAGCGCGGCGGCATCGCCGACATGAACAAGACCTTCGTCGCCACCTGGCTGTGCTTCTACTTCGCGGCCATCGCCGAGCAGTGCGGCTGTCTCGACGTGCTGCTGGACTCGCTGATGGGCTTCGTCAAGAGCACGGGCAGCCTGATCCTCACCACGGGAATCTCGATGGTGGTGCTGACGGCCGTCGGCGGTTCTTCCACGGTCTCGCTGCTGATCGGCGGCAGCATGTTCAAATCGAAATACGAAGAGATGGGCGTCAACACGCTGAACCTGTCCCGCACGCTGGAAGACTTCGGCACGGGCACTTCGGGGTTCTTCCCCTGGACTTCGTCGGGGATTCTTTACGCCAGCGTGCTCTTCTCGTCAAGCACGACGTTCCTGCGCTACTCCTTCTTCAGCTGGATCGTCTGGCTCCTCGCCATTTTCTACGGTTTCACCGGCCTGTGCCTGCGCACTTCCCCCACCCGCAAGCAGCTTGAAAAAGCCGCCCGGCGCGCCGCCGCGCAGTAA